From the Cannabis sativa cultivar Pink pepper isolate KNU-18-1 unplaced genomic scaffold, ASM2916894v1 Contig2, whole genome shotgun sequence genome, one window contains:
- the LOC133033015 gene encoding tyrosine--tRNA ligase, chloroplastic/mitochondrial-like has protein sequence MASSVVSRAFTHSHRTLSFFTFKNSPPPPSTTSLLFSNTTTTTLNLNYPKRFLTSFTSTQNDAVPSSPQSSQRPNVVSILEERGLLESLTSDNLRLACSDPLKVYCGFDPTAQSLHLGNLLGIIVLSWFQKCGHQAVALIGGATARVGDPSGKSLERPELDPETLLINTKGITQTITRILGSNGVLVLNNYDWWKEFRLLDFLKEVGRFARVGTMMGKESVKKRLESDQGMSYTEFTYQLLQGYDFLYLFDKMRVSVQIGGSDQWGNITAGTELIRKILQVEGAYGLTFPLLLKSDGTKFGKSEDGAVWLSPEMLSPYKFYQYFFSVPDTDVVRFLKILTFLDMEEIMELERDMKRPGYVPNTNQRRLAEEVTRFVHGEEGLIEALKATEALRPGAETKLDWKTIEGIAEDVPCCSLAYDQVNNLSVVDLCVSSGLFESKSAARRLLKQGGLYLNNSRVDSESKRVNDEDIVDGKVLLLSAGKKNKVIVRIA, from the coding sequence ATGGCTTCTTCAGTAGTATCAAGAGCTTTCACTCACTCCCATCGCACGCTTTCATTCTTCACCTTCAAAAACTCACCACCACCACCTTCCACCACCTCTCTCCTCTTCTCCAACACCACCACCACAACCCTAAATCTAAACTACCCAAAACGATTCCTCACTTCCTTCACCTCTACACAAAACGACGCCGTCCCATCATCACCCCAATCTAGTCAACGTCCCAATGTGGTCAGCATTCTCGAAGAACGTGGCTTACTTGAATCACTCACCAGTGATAATCTCCGTCTCGCTTGCTCCGACCCACTTAAAGTCTACTGCGGATTCGACCCAACTGCTCAATCCCTTCATCTGGGTAACCTTTTGGGTATCATTGTTCTCTCTTGGTTTCAAAAATGTGGCCACCAAGCTGTTGCCTTGATCGGAGGAGCCACCGCCAGAGTTGGTGACCCTTCTGGTAAGAGCCTTGAAAGACCTGAACTTGACCCAGAAACTCTGCTCATTAACACAAAGGGTATCACCCAAACCATAACAAGAATTTTGGGGTCAAATGGGGTTTTGGTTTTGAATAATTATGATTGGTGGAAGGAGTTTAGGTTATTGGATTTTTTAAAGGAAGTGGGTCGATTTGCTAGAGTTGGGACTATGATGGGTAAGGAGAGTGTTAAGAAACGATTGGAATCTGATCAGGGAATGAGTTATACTGAATTCACTTATCAATTGCTTCAAGGGTATGACTTCCTCTACCTGTTTGATAAAATGCGTGTGAGTGTTCAAATTGGTGGGAGTGATCAATGGGGGAATATTACAGCAGGAACTGAGCTTATTAGGAAGATTTTACAAGTGGAAGGAGCTTATGGTTTGACATTTCCTCTTTTGTTGAAGAGTGATGGCACCAAGTTTGGAAAATCAGAGGATGGGGCGGTCTGGCTTTCGCCCGAAATGTTGTCTCCATACAAGTTTTATCAATACTTTTTCTCTGTTCCTGATACTGATGTGGTTAGGTTCTTAAAGATTCTTACTTTCTTGGATATGGAAGAGATAATGGAGTTGGAAAGGGATATGAAGAGGCCTGGCTATGTCCCTAACACGAATCAGCGGAGACTTGCTGAAGAAGTTACTAGATTTGTCCATGGCGAAGAGGGTTTGATTGAGGCTTTGAAGGCGACCGAAGCTTTGAGGCCTGGAGCTGAGACTAAGTTGGATTGGAAAACTATTGAAGGGATTGCTGAGGATGTTCCTTGTTGTTCTTTGGCTTATGATCAAGTCAATAATTTGTCTGTGGTTGATCTCTGTGTTTCGTCGGGTTTGTTTGAGAGTAAATCTGCTGCTCGGCGGTTGCTGAAACAAGGGGGACTTTACTTGAACAATTCAAGAGTTGATAGTGAGAGTAAGAGAGTTAATGATGAAGATATTGTGGATGGTAAAGTTCTGCTTTTATCTGCTGGCAAGAAGAATAAGGTTATTGTAAGAATTGCTTAA
- the LOC115716806 gene encoding terpene synthase 10-like isoform X2, whose translation MVKRAREEEKPLSQLELIDVLQRLGISYHFEDEINDILKYIYNNNNNVYNTNKNNVYANSLEFRLLRQHGYPVSQEIFSTCKDERGNFMVSSNDIKGMLSLYEASFYLVENENGILEETRQTTKKYLEEYIIMIMEKQQSLLDHNNNYDYDYDYDYDYELVSHALELPLHWRMLRLESRWFIDVYEKRLDMNPTLLMLAKLDFNIVQSTYQDDLKYVFRWWKNTGLGEKLKFARDRMMVNFLWTIGVSFEPHYKSLRRMATKVNALITIIDDIYDVYGTLDELELFTNVVERWDVSAMNGLPEYMKSCFLALHNFINDFAFDVLKGKSLHVKKYLQKTWADLCKSYLREARWYYDGYTPRFEEYIENAWISISGPVILSHLYFFVVNPNEEDALLSTCFDGYPTIIRHSSMILRLTNDLATSTDELKRGDVPKSIQCKMHEDGVSEEKARQHIKLLINETWKFLNKDCINLDDDYSPMFSKSNNNINKAFIEMCLNLGRMSHCIYQYGDGHGIQDRQTKDHVLSLLIHPILLTQ comes from the exons ATGGTGAAGAGAGCAAGAGAGGAGGAGAAGCCTTTATCTCAACTTGAGCTTATTGATGTATTGCAAAGACTTGGAATTTCTTACCACTTTGAGGATGAAATTAATGAtatattgaaatatatatataataacaacaataatgtGTACAACaccaacaaaaataatgtgtatgCAAATTCTCTTGAATTTAGACTCCTACGACAACATGGTTATCCAGTGTCTCaag AAATTTTTAGTACGTGCAAAGATGAAAGAGGCAATTTTATGGTGTCTTCCAATGATATCAAAGGAATGTTATCTTTATATGAAGCTTCATTCTATTTGGTAGAAAATGAAAATGGCATTTTGGAAGAGACAAGACAAACAACAAAGAAATATCTTGAAGAATACATAATCATGATCATGGAAAAACAACAATCATTATTAGATCacaataataattatgattatgattatgattatgattatgattatgaaCTAGTGAGCCATGCATTGGAGCTTCCACTTCATTGGAGAATGTTAAGATTGGAGAGTAGGTGGTTTATTGATGTGTATGAGAAGAGACTAGACATGAACCCTACTCTACTTATGTTAGCTAAACTAGATTTCAACATTGTCCAATCAACATACCAAGATGACCTTAAATATGTTTTCAG GTGGTGGAAAAACACTGGTTTGGGAGAAAAGTTGAAATTTGCAAGAGATAGAATGATGGTGAATTTTTTATGGACAATAGGAGTTTCATTTGAGCCACACTACAAAAGTTTAAGAAGAATGGCTACAAAAGTAAATGctttaataacaataatagaTGACATATATGATGTTTATGGTACACTTGATGAATTGGAGCTCTTCACTAATGTGGTTGAGAG ATGGGATGTTAGTGCTATGAATGGGCTCCCTGAGTATATGAAGTCATGTTTCCTTGCTTTGCACAATTTTATAAATGACTTTGCATTTGATGTGTTAAAAGGAAAAAGCCTCCATGTAAAAAAATACCTTCAAAAAACG TGGGCAGATCTTTGTAAATCTTATTTAAGAGAAGCAAGATGGTATTATGATGGATACACACCAAGATTTGAAGAGTACATTGAGAATGCATGGATATCAATATCAGGACCTGTTATACTATCACATTTATACTTTTTTGTAGTGAATCCAAACGAGGAAGATGCCTTATTAAGTACTTGCTTTGATGGATACCCTACCATAATACGCCATTCGTCGATGATTTTACGACTTACAAATGATCTCGCCACTTCAACG GATGAGTTAAAAAGAGGTGATGTTCCCAAATCAATTCAATGTAAAATGCATGAAGATGGTGTATCTGAAGAAAAAGCTCGTCAACATATTAAGTTATTAATAAATGAAACATGGAAGTTTCTTAATAAAGATTGCATAAATTTGGATGATGATTACTCTCCAATGTTCTCtaaatctaataataatattaataaggcTTTCATTGAAATGTGTTTAAATCTTGGTAGAATGTCACATTGCATTTATCAATATGGAGATGGACATGGAATTCAAGATCGCCAAACAAAAGATCATGTACTATCATTACTTATTCACCCTATTCTTCTTACCCAATAg
- the LOC115716806 gene encoding terpene synthase 10-like isoform X1: MAALVSIVSNIISFNNNNNTFIRSNHNTNIIYSNKTLLMSTNNSNIISRRSANYQPPLWHFDYVQSLSTPFKEGAYAKRVEKVKEEVRVMVKRAREEEKPLSQLELIDVLQRLGISYHFEDEINDILKYIYNNNNNVYNTNKNNVYANSLEFRLLRQHGYPVSQEIFSTCKDERGNFMVSSNDIKGMLSLYEASFYLVENENGILEETRQTTKKYLEEYIIMIMEKQQSLLDHNNNYDYDYDYDYDYELVSHALELPLHWRMLRLESRWFIDVYEKRLDMNPTLLMLAKLDFNIVQSTYQDDLKYVFRWWKNTGLGEKLKFARDRMMVNFLWTIGVSFEPHYKSLRRMATKVNALITIIDDIYDVYGTLDELELFTNVVERWDVSAMNGLPEYMKSCFLALHNFINDFAFDVLKGKSLHVKKYLQKTWADLCKSYLREARWYYDGYTPRFEEYIENAWISISGPVILSHLYFFVVNPNEEDALLSTCFDGYPTIIRHSSMILRLTNDLATSTDELKRGDVPKSIQCKMHEDGVSEEKARQHIKLLINETWKFLNKDCINLDDDYSPMFSKSNNNINKAFIEMCLNLGRMSHCIYQYGDGHGIQDRQTKDHVLSLLIHPILLTQ; encoded by the exons atggcTGCATTAGTGTCCATTGTAAGTAATATTATTagctttaataataataataatactttcATTAGATCAAACCATAatactaatattatttatagtaataaAACCCTATTAATGTCTAcaaataatagtaatattatTTCTCGAAGATCAGCAAACTATCAACCCCCACTTTGGCATTTTGACTATGTTCAATCACTTTCTACTCCTTTCAAG GAAGGAGCATATGCCAAAAGAGTTGAGAAAGTAAAAGAAGAGGTAAGAGTAATGGTGAAGAGAGCAAGAGAGGAGGAGAAGCCTTTATCTCAACTTGAGCTTATTGATGTATTGCAAAGACTTGGAATTTCTTACCACTTTGAGGATGAAATTAATGAtatattgaaatatatatataataacaacaataatgtGTACAACaccaacaaaaataatgtgtatgCAAATTCTCTTGAATTTAGACTCCTACGACAACATGGTTATCCAGTGTCTCaag AAATTTTTAGTACGTGCAAAGATGAAAGAGGCAATTTTATGGTGTCTTCCAATGATATCAAAGGAATGTTATCTTTATATGAAGCTTCATTCTATTTGGTAGAAAATGAAAATGGCATTTTGGAAGAGACAAGACAAACAACAAAGAAATATCTTGAAGAATACATAATCATGATCATGGAAAAACAACAATCATTATTAGATCacaataataattatgattatgattatgattatgattatgattatgaaCTAGTGAGCCATGCATTGGAGCTTCCACTTCATTGGAGAATGTTAAGATTGGAGAGTAGGTGGTTTATTGATGTGTATGAGAAGAGACTAGACATGAACCCTACTCTACTTATGTTAGCTAAACTAGATTTCAACATTGTCCAATCAACATACCAAGATGACCTTAAATATGTTTTCAG GTGGTGGAAAAACACTGGTTTGGGAGAAAAGTTGAAATTTGCAAGAGATAGAATGATGGTGAATTTTTTATGGACAATAGGAGTTTCATTTGAGCCACACTACAAAAGTTTAAGAAGAATGGCTACAAAAGTAAATGctttaataacaataatagaTGACATATATGATGTTTATGGTACACTTGATGAATTGGAGCTCTTCACTAATGTGGTTGAGAG ATGGGATGTTAGTGCTATGAATGGGCTCCCTGAGTATATGAAGTCATGTTTCCTTGCTTTGCACAATTTTATAAATGACTTTGCATTTGATGTGTTAAAAGGAAAAAGCCTCCATGTAAAAAAATACCTTCAAAAAACG TGGGCAGATCTTTGTAAATCTTATTTAAGAGAAGCAAGATGGTATTATGATGGATACACACCAAGATTTGAAGAGTACATTGAGAATGCATGGATATCAATATCAGGACCTGTTATACTATCACATTTATACTTTTTTGTAGTGAATCCAAACGAGGAAGATGCCTTATTAAGTACTTGCTTTGATGGATACCCTACCATAATACGCCATTCGTCGATGATTTTACGACTTACAAATGATCTCGCCACTTCAACG GATGAGTTAAAAAGAGGTGATGTTCCCAAATCAATTCAATGTAAAATGCATGAAGATGGTGTATCTGAAGAAAAAGCTCGTCAACATATTAAGTTATTAATAAATGAAACATGGAAGTTTCTTAATAAAGATTGCATAAATTTGGATGATGATTACTCTCCAATGTTCTCtaaatctaataataatattaataaggcTTTCATTGAAATGTGTTTAAATCTTGGTAGAATGTCACATTGCATTTATCAATATGGAGATGGACATGGAATTCAAGATCGCCAAACAAAAGATCATGTACTATCATTACTTATTCACCCTATTCTTCTTACCCAATAg
- the LOC133033051 gene encoding deoxyhypusine hydroxylase-like has protein sequence MDSPTNHNAGVFQSSTPEMEKFLCDQLLDPTQPISDRFRALFSLRNLKGSRPRNALILATRDSSNLLAHEAAFALGQMQDAEAVPALIEALNDLSLHPIVRHEAAEAIGAIGLKSNVDLLRKSLVLDPAQEVRETCELALQRIEQLKDDGEKFTVEKSPFLSVDPAAAATSCSSVHQLRDVLLDEEKGMYERYAALFALRNNGGDEAVAAVIDSLGSKSALLRHEVAYVLGQLQNKAASDALSDILKDVNEHPMVRHEAAEALGSIADDRSVSLLEEFAKDSEPIVSQSCEVALCMLEYERSEKPFEFFFTQTPLLQ, from the exons ATGGATTCTCCGACGAACCACAAcgccggcgtttttcagtcttCAACACCAGAAATGGAAAAATTCCTCTGCGATCAATTGCTTGACCCGACTCAGCCCATCTCAGACCGCTTCAGAGCTCTTTTCTCTCTCCGCAACCTCAAAGGTTCTCGTCCTCGAAATGCCCTCATACTCG CTACAAGGGACTCTTCTAATTTGTTGGCACATGAGGCTGCATTTGCTTTGGGTCAAATGCAAGATGCTGAGGCTGTCCCTGCTTTGATAGAAGCTTTAAATGATCTTTCTTTGCATCCCATTGTTCGTCACGAG GCAGCCGAGGCCATTGGTGCAATTGGTTTAAAGAGTAATGTTGATTTGTTGAGGAAGAGTTTAGTCTTAGATCCAGCTCAAGAAGTTCGAGAAACATGTGAATTGGCCCTCCAACGAATTGAGCAGTTGAAGGATGATGGTGAGAAATTCACTGTTGAAAAGTCACCTTTTCTGTCAGTTGATCCAGCTGCAGCAGCTACTTCATGCTCTTCAGTACATCAGCTTAG GGATGTTCTTCTGGATGAAGAAAAAGGCATGTATGAGCGGTATGCAGCTCTTTTTGCACTTAGAAATAATGGTGGAGATGAAGCTGTAGCCGCCGTAATTGATTCTTTGGGTTCAAAGAGTGCCCTTCTACGACATGAG GTGGCATATGTGTTGGGCCAACTGCAAAACAAAGCTGCTTCAGATGCTCTTTCAGACATACTTAAGGATGTCAATGAACACCCAATGGTTAGACATGAAGCTGCTGAAGCACTTGGTTCCATCGCCG ATGATCGAAGTGTGTCACTTCTCGAGGAATTCGCCAAGGATTCTGAGCCAATCGTTTCACAGAGTTGTGAAGTTGCTCTATGTATGCTGGAATATGAACGATCAGAGAAGCCATTCGAG TTTTTCTTCACGCAAACTCCTCTACTGCAATAA